A DNA window from Salvelinus fontinalis isolate EN_2023a chromosome 28, ASM2944872v1, whole genome shotgun sequence contains the following coding sequences:
- the dhfr gene encoding dihydrofolate reductase isoform X1 — protein MSRVLNCIVAVCPDMGIGNNGNLPWHPKRLNNEFKYFQKMTMTSSVEGKQNVVIISVWDWLGKQNVVIVSVCDWLNKQNVVSVWDWLNKQNVVIISVWDWLGKQNVVSVWDWLNKQNVVIISVWDWLNKQNVVVISVWDWLNKQNVVIISVWDWLNKQNVVVISVWDWLNKQNVVIISVWDWLGKQNVVSVWDWLNKQNVVIISVWDWLNKQNVVVISVWDWLNKQNVVIISVWDWLGKQNVVSVWDWLNKQNVVIISVWDWLGKQNVVSVWDWLNKQNVVIISVWDWLNKQNVVIISVWDWLGKQNVVIISVWDWLGKQNVVVISVWDWLNKQNVVIISVWDWLNKQNVVIISVWDWLNKQNVVIISVWDWLNKQNVVIISVWDWLNKQNVVIISVWDWLNKQNVVSVWDWLNKQNVVIISVWDWLNKQNVVSVWDWLNKQNVVIISVWDWLGKQNVVIVSVWDWLGKQNVVIISVWDWLNKQNVVIISVWDWLGKQNVVIISVWDWLNKQNVVIISVWDWLN, from the exons ATGTCTCGTGTGCTGAACTGCATTGTGGCTGTTTGTCCTGATATGGGGATTGGAAATAACGGGAATCTACCTTGGCACCCGAAGAGACTCAA TAATGAATTTAAGTATTTCCAGAAGATGACAATGACGTCTTCAGTGGAAG GTAAACAGAATGTTGTCATCATCTCTGTCTGGGATTGGTTAGGTAAACAGAATGTTGTCATCGTCTCTGTCTGCGATTGGTTAAATAAACAGAATGTTGTCTCTGTCTGGGATTGGTTAAATAAACAGAATGTTGTCATCATCTCTGTCTGGGATTGGTTAGGTAAACAGAATGTTGTCTCTGTCTGGGATTGGTTAAATAAACAGAATGTTGTCATCATCTCTGTCTGGGATTGGTTAAATAAACAGAATGTTGTCGTCATCTCTGTCTGGGATTGGTTAAATAAACAGAATGTTGTCATCATCTCTGTCTGGGATTGGTTAAATAAACAGAATGTTGTCGTCATCTCTGTCTGGGATTGGTTAAATAAACAGAATGTTGTCATCATCTCTGTCTGGGATTGGTTAGGTAAACAGAATGTTGTCTCTGTCTGGGATTGGTTAAATAAACAGAATGTTGTCATCATCTCTGTCTGGGATTGGTTAAATAAACAGAATGTTGTCGTCATCTCTGTCTGGGATTGGTTAAATAAACAGAATGTTGTCATCATCTCTGTCTGGGATTGGTTAGGTAAACAGAATGTTGTCTCTGTCTGGGATTGGTTAAATAAACAGAATGTTGTCATCATCTCTGTCTGGGATTGGTTAGGTAAACAGAATGTTGTCTCTGTCTGGGATTGGTTAAATAAACAGAATGTTGTCATCATCTCTGTCTGGGATTGGTTAAATAAACAGAATGTTGTCATCATCTCTGTCTGGGATTGGTTAGGTAAACAGAATGTTGTCATCATCTCTGTCTGGGATTGGTTAGGTAAACAGAATGTTGTCGTCATCTCTGTCTGGGATTGGTTAAATAAACAGAATGTTGTCATCATCTCTGTCTGGGATTGGTTAAATAAACAGAATGTTGTCATCATCTCTGTCTGGGATTGGTTAAATAAACAGAATGTTGTCATCATCTCTGTCTGGGATTGGTTAAATAAACAGAATGTTGTCATCATCTCTGTCTGGGATTGGTTAAATAAACAGAATGTTGTCATCATCTCTGTCTGGGATTGGTTAAATAAACAGAATGTTGTCTCTGTCTGGGATTGGTTAAATAAACAGAATGTTGTCATCATCTCTGTCTGGGATTGGTTAAATAAACAGAATGTTGTCTCTGTCTGGGATTGGTTAAATAAACAGAATGTTGTCATCATCTCTGTCTGGGATTGGTTAGGTAAACAGAATGTTGTCATCGTCTCTGTCTGGGATTGGTTAGGTAAACAGAATGTTGTCATCATCTCTGTCTGGGATTGGTTAAATAAACAGAATGTTGTCATCATCTCTGTCTGGGATTGGTTAGGTAAACAGAATGTTGTCATCATCTCTGTCTGGGATTGGTTAAATAAACAGAATGTTGTCATCATCTCTGTCTGGGATTGGTTAAATTAA
- the dhfr gene encoding dihydrofolate reductase isoform X2 translates to MSRVLNCIVAVCPDMGIGNNGNLPWHPKRLNNEFKYFQKMTMTSSVEGKQNVVIMGRKTWFSIPERNRPLKNRINIVLSRELKEPPAGAHHLASDFCSALRLLDTAEMAERVDQVWVIGGSSLYEEMMESQGTRRLFVTRILEQFKSDTFLPEINRDKYRLLSEFPGVPQDLQEEAGLQYRFEVYESIDQ, encoded by the exons ATGTCTCGTGTGCTGAACTGCATTGTGGCTGTTTGTCCTGATATGGGGATTGGAAATAACGGGAATCTACCTTGGCACCCGAAGAGACTCAA TAATGAATTTAAGTATTTCCAGAAGATGACAATGACGTCTTCAGTGGAAG GTAAACAGAATGTTGTCATCATGGGGCGGAAGACATGGTTCTCCATTCCAGAGCGGAACCGGCCACTCAAGAACCGGATCAACATCGTTCTCAGCAGAGAACTTAA AGAGCCTCCAGCCGGGGCTCACCACCTGGCGTCAGACTTCTGCTCAGCACTCCGCCTGCTGGACACGGCTGAGATGGCAGAACGGGTCGACCAGGTCTGGGTGATCGGGGGCAGCTCTCTGTACGAG GAGATGATGGAGAGTCAGGGGACCCGGAGGTTGTTTGTGACACGGATCCTGGAGCAGTTTAAGAGTGACACCTTCCTGCCTGAAATCAACCGAGACAAATACCGCCTACTATCAGA GTTCCCAGGAGTCCCACAAGACTTACAGGAGGAGGCTGGGCTACAGTACAGATTTGAAGTCTACGAAAGCATCGACCAATGA